One Streptomyces sp. NBC_01217 genomic region harbors:
- a CDS encoding DUF5999 family protein → MCQHQPPCPTADSADREAARLMAHHPEQGWSLLCNGVLLFEDTGELLPDGQIIAPHRPLGTDRVMKAA, encoded by the coding sequence ATGTGCCAGCACCAGCCACCCTGCCCGACCGCCGACTCAGCCGACCGTGAGGCCGCCCGCCTGATGGCGCACCACCCGGAGCAGGGCTGGAGCCTGCTGTGCAACGGCGTCCTGCTCTTCGAGGACACCGGTGAGCTGCTCCCGGACGGGCAGATCATCGCCCCGCACCGGCCCCTGGGGACCGACCGGGTGATGAAGGCCGCCTGA
- the gcvP gene encoding aminomethyl-transferring glycine dehydrogenase, whose protein sequence is MTPRRTPLSQLEQGIPFEQRHIGPDAEAQSKMLAQVGYGSLDELTAAAVPDVIKSAEALQLPAARTEAEVLAELRALADRNQVLAPMIGLGYYGTFTPPVILRNVMENPAWYTAYTPYQPEISQGRLEALLNFQTMVAELTGLPTSGASLLDEGTAAAEAMALSRRVGKVKDGVFLVDADALPQTIAVIETRAEPTGVEVVVADLSDGIPAELAERGVFGVLVQYPGASGAVRNIEPVIEQAHELGAIVTVAADLLALTLLTSPGDLGADIAVGTTQRFGVPMGFGGPHAGFMAVREKFARSLPGRLVGVSVDADGNKAYRLALQTREQHIRREKATSNICTAQVLLAVMAGMYAVYHGPDGLRTIARRTHRYATILAEGLRASGVDVVTGAYFDTLTARVPGKAADVVAGARERGVNLRLVDADLVSLACDETTTRTQIAAVWAAFGADGDIEALDAAAADALPESLLRTDEFLTHPVFHQHRSETAMLRYLRKLADRDYALDRGMIPLGSCTMKLNATTEMESITWPEFGELHPFAPADQAQGFLTLIRELEERLAEVTGYDSVSLQPNAGSQGEFAGLLAVRAYHRANGDEQRTICLIPSSAHGTNAASAVMAGMKVVVVKTADDGEVDIEDLRAKIEKHRDELAVLMITYPSTHGVFEEHVADICAEVHDAGGQVYVDGANLNALVGLARPGRFGGDVSHLNLHKTFCIPHGGGGPGVGPVGVRAHLAPYLPNHPLQPAAGPETGVGPISAAPWGSAGILPISWAYVRLMGGEGLKRATQVAVLAANYIAKRLEPHFPILYNGPAGLVAHECIVDLRPISKATGVSVDDIAKRLIDYGFHAPTMSFPVAGTLMIEPTESENLAELDRFCDTMIAIRGEVERVASGEWSADDNPLRNAPHTAAMLGGEWDHGYSREAAVFPAGVSAADKYWPPVRRIDGAFGDRNLVCSCPPLDEYVN, encoded by the coding sequence ATGACCCCCCGTCGCACTCCGCTCTCCCAGCTGGAGCAGGGCATTCCGTTCGAGCAGCGCCACATCGGCCCCGATGCCGAGGCGCAGTCGAAGATGCTCGCCCAGGTCGGCTACGGCTCGCTGGACGAGCTCACCGCGGCCGCGGTGCCCGATGTCATCAAGAGCGCGGAGGCACTCCAGCTGCCGGCCGCCCGCACCGAGGCCGAGGTCCTCGCCGAGCTGCGTGCTCTGGCCGACCGCAACCAGGTGCTGGCCCCGATGATCGGGCTCGGCTACTACGGCACCTTCACCCCGCCGGTGATCCTCCGCAACGTCATGGAGAACCCCGCCTGGTACACGGCCTACACGCCGTACCAGCCGGAGATCTCTCAGGGCCGCCTCGAGGCGCTCCTCAACTTCCAGACGATGGTCGCCGAGCTGACCGGGCTGCCCACCTCCGGCGCCTCCCTGCTCGACGAGGGCACCGCGGCGGCCGAGGCCATGGCGCTCTCGCGGCGCGTCGGCAAGGTCAAGGACGGTGTCTTCCTGGTCGACGCCGACGCCCTGCCGCAGACGATCGCCGTCATAGAGACCCGTGCCGAGCCGACCGGCGTCGAGGTCGTCGTCGCCGATCTCTCCGACGGCATCCCGGCGGAGCTCGCCGAGCGCGGTGTCTTCGGTGTCCTGGTTCAGTACCCGGGCGCGTCCGGGGCGGTACGGAACATCGAGCCCGTGATCGAGCAGGCCCACGAGCTCGGTGCGATCGTCACGGTCGCCGCCGATCTGCTGGCCCTGACCCTGCTCACATCGCCCGGCGACCTGGGCGCGGACATCGCCGTGGGCACCACGCAGCGTTTCGGTGTGCCGATGGGCTTCGGCGGACCGCACGCCGGCTTCATGGCCGTACGTGAGAAGTTCGCCCGCAGCCTGCCGGGCCGCCTCGTCGGCGTCTCCGTCGACGCGGACGGCAACAAGGCGTACCGCCTCGCCCTCCAGACCCGCGAGCAGCACATCCGCCGCGAGAAGGCCACCAGCAACATCTGTACCGCCCAGGTGCTGCTCGCCGTCATGGCCGGGATGTACGCGGTCTACCACGGCCCGGACGGGCTGCGCACGATCGCCCGGCGCACCCACCGTTACGCGACGATCCTGGCCGAGGGGCTGCGCGCCTCCGGTGTCGACGTCGTGACCGGCGCCTACTTCGACACCCTCACCGCGCGCGTACCGGGGAAGGCCGCCGATGTCGTGGCCGGCGCCCGGGAGCGCGGTGTCAATCTGCGGCTCGTCGACGCCGACCTGGTCTCCCTCGCCTGCGACGAGACCACCACGCGTACGCAGATCGCCGCCGTCTGGGCCGCCTTCGGCGCCGACGGGGACATCGAGGCGCTGGACGCCGCGGCTGCCGACGCGCTGCCCGAGTCCCTGCTGCGCACCGACGAGTTCCTCACCCACCCGGTCTTCCACCAGCACCGCTCCGAGACCGCGATGCTGCGCTACCTGCGCAAGCTCGCCGACCGGGACTACGCCCTGGACCGCGGCATGATCCCGCTCGGCTCCTGCACCATGAAGCTGAACGCGACCACCGAGATGGAGTCGATCACCTGGCCCGAGTTCGGCGAGCTGCACCCGTTCGCCCCGGCCGACCAGGCGCAGGGCTTCCTCACTCTCATCCGTGAGCTGGAGGAGCGCCTCGCCGAGGTCACCGGGTACGACTCGGTCTCGCTCCAGCCGAACGCCGGTTCGCAGGGTGAGTTCGCCGGTCTCCTGGCCGTGCGGGCGTACCACCGGGCCAACGGCGACGAGCAGCGGACCATCTGCCTCATCCCGTCCTCCGCGCACGGCACCAACGCCGCCAGCGCCGTGATGGCCGGCATGAAGGTCGTCGTGGTGAAGACCGCCGACGACGGCGAGGTCGACATCGAGGACCTCCGCGCCAAGATCGAGAAGCATCGCGACGAGCTCGCGGTGCTCATGATCACCTACCCGTCGACGCACGGTGTGTTCGAGGAGCATGTCGCCGACATCTGCGCCGAGGTGCACGACGCCGGTGGTCAGGTGTACGTCGACGGCGCCAACCTCAACGCACTGGTCGGCCTCGCCAGGCCGGGCCGGTTCGGCGGCGACGTCTCGCACCTCAATCTGCACAAGACCTTCTGCATCCCGCACGGCGGAGGCGGCCCCGGCGTCGGCCCGGTCGGCGTGCGCGCCCACCTCGCGCCGTACCTGCCGAACCACCCGCTGCAGCCCGCGGCCGGTCCCGAGACCGGCGTCGGACCGATCTCGGCCGCTCCGTGGGGCTCGGCCGGCATCCTCCCCATCTCCTGGGCGTACGTACGCCTGATGGGTGGCGAGGGCCTGAAGCGTGCGACGCAGGTCGCCGTACTCGCCGCCAACTACATCGCCAAGCGCCTCGAACCGCACTTCCCGATCCTGTACAACGGCCCGGCCGGGCTCGTCGCGCATGAGTGCATCGTGGACCTGCGGCCGATCTCCAAGGCCACCGGCGTCAGCGTCGACGACATCGCCAAGCGCCTGATCGACTACGGCTTCCACGCGCCGACCATGTCGTTCCCGGTTGCGGGGACGCTGATGATCGAGCCGACCGAGAGCGAGAACCTCGCAGAGCTCGACCGCTTCTGCGACACGATGATCGCCATTCGCGGCGAGGTCGAGAGGGTGGCCTCCGGTGAGTGGAGCGCGGACGACAACCCGCTGCGCAACGCTCCGCACACGGCGGCGATGCTGGGCGGGGAGTGGGACCACGGCTACAGCCGTGAGGCGGCGGTCTTCCCCGCCGGAGTCTCGGCCGCCGACAAGTACTGGCCGCCGGTGCGCCGGATCGACGGTGCCTTCGGCGACCGCAACCTCGTCTGCTCCTGCCCGCCGCTGGACGAGTACGTCAACTGA
- a CDS encoding PRC-barrel domain-containing protein, with protein MQTDIDPRSLIGRKAFDRKGTKIGTVDEVYLDDATGVPEWAAVRTGLFSRDAFVPLEPSEFVEDSLRVPFDRALIRDAPDFGVGRHLSPEQELQLYRHYGLDSPPDETGPDRDFGRLAGQDE; from the coding sequence GTGCAGACCGACATCGATCCGCGCAGCCTGATCGGCCGCAAGGCCTTCGACCGCAAGGGCACCAAGATCGGAACCGTGGACGAGGTGTACCTCGACGACGCGACCGGTGTGCCCGAGTGGGCGGCCGTACGCACCGGACTCTTCAGCCGGGACGCGTTCGTCCCGCTGGAACCCAGTGAATTCGTGGAGGATTCGCTCCGTGTCCCCTTCGACCGTGCGCTGATCAGGGACGCGCCCGACTTCGGCGTCGGCCGCCATCTCTCACCGGAACAGGAGCTCCAGCTCTACCGGCACTACGGTCTGGACTCCCCGCCCGATGAGACCGGTCCGGACCGGGACTTCGGCAGACTGGCCGGCCAGGACGAGTAG
- a CDS encoding DNA polymerase IV, translating to MRASPTILHLDMDAFYASAEQAAKPSLRGKPVVVGGLGPRGVVATASYEARRFGVHSAMPMAQARRLAPNAAYLVPRFHLYRTVSDQVMELLGRLSPLVEPLSLDEAFVDLEAGGTADDTASALEIGAQLRTAIEAVTGLTGSVGLAGSKMLAKIASEQAKPNGLLLIEPGTERELLAPMSVRILPGVGPATADHLRRAGMTTVDDLAEAGEAELVRLLGKAHGGSLHRMASGYDDRPVVAERDAKSVSVEDTFDADLHDRVRVRTEVERLADRCVQRLRGAGRSGRTVVLKVRRYDFSTLTRSETLRGPTDDPAVVREAAARLLEAVDTTGGVRLLGVGVTGLADFTQEDLFAQAAGERAAAEEAAEEGTGAGDDGDKPPGGAPEEVHETAEQLAARRWPAGHDVHHDVHGHGWVQGSGVGRVTVRFEEPESAPGRVRTFRIDDPELQPTDPLPLVRNPADYSSWPASLPKSRSGPVSSGGESRP from the coding sequence GGCCGCGTGGAGTCGTCGCCACCGCTTCGTACGAGGCGAGGCGCTTTGGGGTGCACTCGGCGATGCCCATGGCGCAGGCTCGGCGGCTGGCGCCGAATGCCGCCTATCTGGTGCCCCGCTTCCATCTGTACCGGACGGTCAGCGACCAGGTGATGGAGCTGCTGGGGCGGCTCTCCCCGCTGGTGGAGCCGCTCAGCCTGGACGAGGCGTTCGTGGACCTCGAAGCCGGTGGGACGGCCGATGACACCGCTTCCGCTCTGGAGATCGGTGCGCAGCTGCGTACGGCGATAGAGGCGGTCACCGGGCTCACCGGCTCGGTCGGGCTCGCCGGTTCCAAGATGCTGGCCAAGATCGCTTCGGAGCAGGCGAAGCCGAACGGGCTGCTGCTCATCGAGCCGGGCACGGAGCGGGAGCTGCTCGCACCCATGTCGGTACGGATCCTCCCCGGCGTCGGCCCGGCGACGGCGGACCATCTGCGCCGCGCAGGGATGACAACGGTCGATGACCTGGCCGAGGCGGGTGAGGCGGAGCTCGTACGCCTGCTGGGCAAGGCGCACGGCGGCTCGCTCCACCGCATGGCGTCCGGGTACGACGACCGGCCCGTGGTCGCGGAGCGGGACGCGAAATCGGTGTCGGTCGAGGACACCTTCGACGCGGACCTGCACGACCGGGTGCGGGTCAGGACGGAGGTGGAACGGCTGGCCGACCGTTGCGTCCAGCGGCTGCGGGGCGCGGGGAGGTCCGGGCGGACAGTGGTGCTGAAGGTGCGGAGGTACGACTTCTCCACGCTCACAAGATCCGAGACACTGCGTGGGCCCACGGACGACCCCGCTGTGGTCCGGGAGGCCGCCGCACGGCTCCTGGAGGCAGTGGACACCACTGGAGGCGTACGGCTCCTGGGCGTGGGTGTCACGGGGCTTGCCGACTTCACACAGGAGGATCTCTTCGCGCAGGCCGCCGGTGAGCGGGCCGCGGCCGAGGAAGCGGCCGAGGAGGGGACCGGGGCGGGGGACGACGGGGACAAGCCGCCGGGCGGGGCGCCGGAGGAGGTCCACGAGACTGCTGAGCAGCTTGCCGCACGGCGCTGGCCCGCCGGACACGACGTACACCATGACGTCCACGGCCACGGCTGGGTGCAGGGCAGCGGCGTCGGCCGTGTGACGGTGCGGTTCGAGGAACCCGAGTCGGCGCCCGGCCGGGTGCGTACGTTCCGGATCGACGATCCGGAGCTGCAGCCGACGGATCCGCTGCCGCTGGTGCGCAACCCGGCGGACTACTCGTCCTGGCCGGCCAGTCTGCCGAAGTCCCGGTCCGGACCGGTCTCATCGGGCGGGGAGTCCAGACCGTAG